The DNA region GCTCGTAACCGAGCACCCGCGTGATCGACGGGCTCGCGTAACGAAGCGTCCAGCTTTCGTCGACGGTCGCGACCACGTTCGGTGACTTTTCGATCATACTCTGGTACCGTCGCTCGAGCGTTTCCTCGTCGGTTACGTCCTCGAACAGGAGGACGGTGGCGACGGTTCCTCCAGGTGCCACTCCCAGCGCAGATACCTCAAGTCGTTTCGCTCCCTCGCTCGTTTCGACCGTTACGCGCGCGTCCTCGGATTCGTTCTCGACGACCGAGGCGACCTCCGGATACGCTTCGAACGCGTCAACGAACGTGGTTCCGAGTATTCGATCACCGAACAGCGACCGTGCGGGGTCGTTGGCGTCGATAACGGTATTTTCGTCCGAGAGGACGACGACGCCTTCCGCCAGGTTCTCGAACACCACGTCCCGGGCGACCGGCGAGATTTCGAACAGCCGGTGGCTGAACAGCGCCCAGGCGACGAGCAGTGTCGTGAACAGGAACGCGACCGGCGTGAGATCGAAAAACAGCGGCGTGATCCAGCCGGCCATGCCGACGATAGTGGCGACGGCCGGGACGATTCCCGCGAGTAACAGGAGTATCGCCTGCCGACGGACCGGCCCGGCCTGGCGCCGGATCGTTCGCCAGAGCAGCACGTACGTTACGATGTTGATCGCGTAAGAGTACGCCTGCACGAACAGGAAGAACGCCCCCGGCGTGAACGTGAGCAAATAGAGCCCATCGACGAATTCGACGGTCGGCTCGAGATACAGAAACTGGTCCGCCCTGCCACTCAACACGACCAGGAGCGTCGCCGTCGGTATCGCGGCGAGCATGGCGAACCGTCTCCCACGAGCCCACCGATCGTGCCCCGTGTAGACGAGAATGAATAGCGGCCACGAGAGCATCATCAGTGCGACGCCGACCCAGACGAATCGATTCAAGACTAGTTTGGCCGACACTGTCGTCACCGAAACCTGGAGTGCGTAGGCCAGCGACCACCAGACGGTCGCGGTAGCGATGCCGAAAAAGGCCACGGCGACGGCGTCGTCTCGTCGGTAGTAGTTCCGAAAGACGTACACCGCGAACCCAAACGAAACGAGCGCGGTAACACCGAGAAGCGCCGTCCACAGTGATACGTGCCATTCCATGAGTTGTCTTTCACTGCTTCCCGGCGCGAGTCTCTACGCATTCTTCTGTGAGTTCGGACGTTATCCGTGTTGTGGCTCCGTTCGAGCTATTAGTTCAATGATTGATGCGTTACCAGAACGTCGTTTGATACTCGATTACAGGTGGGAAAATGCGCATCGAACGAGGTGCAATCCGCTGTTGATCGCTTCGTTTGGTCTGGAACCAACTGATGTGGGTGGCGGCGCTCGTACAAGCTTAGAAAATTCTACGACTCCCGAACGGGAAGCCGTCGTATGAAGCCAAAGACGAGGCGGAGACTGTTTTATTCTGGAGTCCTCCTCGTCCTCATCAGTCCACTATTCTTCTGGTCAACGTGTAGTGATGTGGAATACGGGCCTGGCGGGCAGCTGGGTGGCTACGAACTCGAGGGAGTTACTGGCCAGATAGCCACCTATTCGCCTGACGGCGGGGTCAATACGTGTATCGCTGGGCTAGAGCCAGTGTATCTCCCGCACGGAGTCGCTATGATACTAACTTGCTTCGTCCGTTAACTGATCGCTCTATACTGCGAAACCACTACTTCTGGTTTGTTGACTTGCATCTTGTGAAACAGTTGCGCCGTTCTATCTTGCAGTACCTCGACAAACTACTGAGTTGTTGTCAGAGGTGTAGTGGGAGAGACAGAGGTTCGATTCATCGCAACGAGTTGTTGTTGGCAATCGTTGCCCGAACCGGTCAACGAGGGTGAATTCGACATGTGAAATAGTTGCAAATAGAATAACTCAGTCATAATAACTGGATAGTAAAGGGACTCAGTGATGGTGACAGGGGTATGCACGATGTGCATCGCCGTTCGGTCCTTGCAGCAGGTGCAGCGCTTTCGACAGGAATTGGACTCGCCTCGAGTGGGGTAGGCGCGTCCGACGTCGATGGGGACCTCCCCGACCCGTCGCTGGTCCCCAATCCGGAGATGGACGAAGACTGGGCGTCGCACCGTGGTGACGCCGGCCACGCCAGGTTCATCGAGGACGGGTACGAGTTCGACGGCGACTCGCTCGAGGTCGCCTGGTCCGTCGACCAGACGGGCTCCATCGAAATCGGTGACGACAACGTGTACACGACGGCGGTCGCCGACGACACCGTGTACACGACGACGACGGACGGGGTCATCGCCCTCGACGCGGCAGATGGCTCGCTCCTCTGGGAGAACACCGATATCGACGCGCACAGTCCCGCGGTAGTCGGTGAGACGGTGTATCTCAACGGCGGCGAGATTGTAGCGCTCAATCGAGACGATGGCAGCGTCCGCTGGGAGAGCACGCTCGGTGCCGAGGAGTGGACGGGAAACCACACGGTAGCGTACGACAGCGTCTTCGCCGTCGTCGACGGCACTCTGTACGCGCTCGAGGCTGACGACGGGTCGGTCCGATGGCAAAAAGACACGGCCGTCGTCGAGTCGAGCGAAGGTGACGAACAGGAGTCCGGATTTATCACCGGGACCGCCGCAGCGAACGGCGTCGTCTACGCCGGTACGGAGGACGGCACTCTCGCGTTCGATCACACGACTGGAGAGACCGTCTGGCAGAACTGGCGAGGGTACTATAGCTACAACTCAGGACACGATATCTACGCGACTGAGAAGGCGGTTCTCGCCGAGTTGTCGGGGGAGGAAAACCCCCTCTACGATGCACAAACTGGAGAGTTGCTGAACCATGTCTCGTCGCGTTCCGGACGGGCGCTCAGCAACGAATCCGCGATCGGAGGAGACGATAATGGCTACGGCAGTTACTCGGTCCACGGCGACGAGTACGACTGGAGTATCGACGTCACGTACACCTACGGGGAGGCCGTTTTCAGTGGCGAGACCGTCTACGTCTACTTTGAGGTGGACGGCCACAACTACGGAGACCGGGATTACGATCAGAAACTCGTCGCGCTCGACAAACGCGACGGGAGCGAGAAGTGGACGCTCTCGAAAGACGACGCACCGGTCGGACACATTCGGGCGATCAGCGGCAAGACGATATACGTCGAACACGAAGAGGAACTCTTCGCGCTTCGAGAACAGACGGACGACGAAGACGACTCCGCCGACGAGGGAGACGGAACCGACGACGAGCAAGATGACGCAGACGACGGCGACAACACCGACGACACCGGTGACGAGGAGACGTCGGACGAAGATGAGGAGTCTGGCGACGGCGACAGCTGCGAAGTTCCCGGCGACGAAAACGACGACGGCGAGAACACGACCGGATCCGACGACGACGACGAGAACGCAACCGACTCCGACGACGGAGACGATGGGGCTACCGAGTCCGAAGAACGCACCTACCAGACCGACGCAGACGAGTCACCCGGCTTTACGACCGGCGCAGGAATCTTCAGCGGACTCCTCGGCCTCGAGTGGCTGCGCCGGCAGTCGAATACGGACGAACCGGACGAGTAACAGGAGTTGTCGAGTGCGGTGAATCTCGACGAGAGTCGGTAGAACCCGACGAACTCGCTGGCCTGACATCCGCATGCGTGCTACCCGGTAGTTTCGCCAGACGCAGGCAGCTGTCAACCCAGAAGTGATCTCGTTAACACGGATCGAGTGATCCAGATACCCGCTCCTCGAGCATTTGTCGTTGCAACATTTGCGCTGTGAGTTCAGCACAACGCTACAACGTATCACCGCACGAGGGCGTCAACAATAACAATACCTGCTGTGTGTCGATGAACGAGCGACAGGCCCTTCGTGATGACTACCCGACTATTGATCCTGGCTCGGCGCGAGTTCGTCGAGGTCGACCTGCTTCTCGAGGAGGACCTCGGCCTGGTCGGCGACGATACGCTGTTGGCGCATGAGCTGTTTGAGCTTACTCTGGGCGGAGAGGTCGCCGATGAGGACACCGCCGATGACCTTGCCGTCCTTGAACGCGATGCGGCGCCACTCAGTGTCTGAGTAGCGGCGTTCGGCGTGTTCGTCGCCCAGGGTGGGATGGCCGAACGAGAGGAACGGGAAGTCGAAGTGGGTAATCGAGTACGAGGAGACCCACTCGAAGGGCTCAGCCTCCTCGTCGGCGGCCATGTTGATGCCTGCGACTCGACCCTGCTCTTTGGCCGAGCCCCACGAGCCGTTCTGGGCCTGCTCTCCTAGGAGAACGTCGTAGAACTGCGTCAGGTCGCCCGCCGCGTAGACGTCCTCGAGGTTCGTCTGCATGTACTCGTCGACGACGATGCCGTTGTCCTGCTCGAGGTCGGTGTCGTGGAGGAACTCGGTGTTGAACGTCAGGCCGATCGCGACGCCGGCGAAGTCACACGGGTAGCGGTTGCCGTCGCCGCCGATGGCGGCCTCGACGCGGCCGTCGTCGTCGACTTCAAACTCGCTGACGCCGCTGTCGAAGATCGGCTCGACGCCCACGCTTCGCATCCCGTCGTGCATGATCTCGGCGCCGTCAGCCGAGAGCGCGTAGCGCCACCAGCGGTCCCCGCGCATCAGGAACTTGCCGTCGACGCCCTGGGAGCCACAGACTGCCGCGAAGTCGATGCCCAACAACCCGGCCCCGACGATGACGGCGTCGTCGGCCGCTTCGGCACTCTCGCGGATCTTCCGGGCGTCCTGGAACGTCCAGAAGTGGTGGACGCCCTCGGCGTCGCTGTTTTCGACCGGCAACTGCGTGGGCGTCCCGCCCGTCGCGATCAGCAGTTTGTCGTAGGGAATGTCGTCTTTTTCGTGGGTGCGGACGACCTTCTCGTCGGTGTCGATCGTCGTCACGTGCGTGTTTAGCGATAGGTCGATGTCGCGCTCGTCGTACCAGTCCTCGTCGTGAATCGAAATCGGCGCCTCGGGCAGTTTGCCCTTAGCGTGTTCTTTGATCAGGATGCGATTGTACAGCGGTTCGCCCTCATCGGTGATGACGGTGATCGACGACTCCGGATCCTCCTCCCGGAGTGTCTCCGCGGCCGAACTGCCGGAGATCCCGTCCCCGATGATAACGTACTCGGTCATGTCGGGAAATTTCGTAACGGGGGTTAAAGTCGGTTGCTATCTGGACTACCCTCGAACTCGATACGCCATCGTCGAGTAGTCTCGTCGCGGGCGTCGCTCGTTCGTCATCCAGGAGTCGGACATACTATATTTTCTATAGCTAGACGACCCGTCCACTCCACATCGCTCATTAGGCTCGAGTCCGTCCGCTCGAGTATGAAACTCCGCCAGAACGCCCGTCACTTCGCCTCTCGGAAGGCCCTCGAGACCCCAGTCGTTCGCTCGGTAGCCATTTCGGGTCTCGTCCGCCTCCACACGAAGATCTTCCTGGGGAAGGCCGACCCGGCCCGCGCCGACGAGCGCAAGGCCCACCTCGACGGCCTCTTCGAGGCGACGATGGACAGCTACCTCGAGGCCCTTCGCGCCGGGTACTCCGAGGCCGAGGCCCGCGAAATCACGCACATCCAGGCGAACTTCGACTTCTACAACCACGGCTGGACCGAGATGATGGAGTTCCCTGCCGACGAACTCGAGGATCACTACGACCGGTACTACGACTTCTTCGCGACCTGGGGGATCACGATCGATCGACCCCTGGGCGAGTTCAGACCCGACGGTGGGCTTCCGGAGGCGCCGTCGACGCCCGAGCGCCTCGAGAATCCCGTGCATCCCCACGCCGAGGGCGGGTTCGCCGACGATGTCTACGTCGAAAACGAGGACGGCGAACTGGTCGTCGGCGGCCAGGACGAGCCAGAGAACGTGGACGTGTCGAGAGCTGTTGGCGTGAACGACGAGTCGCTCGAGGAAGAGTAGCCGTTAGGTTGTCCGAGGTCGAATAGCGGAAAACGACCTCACCTTCGGAATGGACGGTACCGAGGAAAGTGGTGCCGTCGAATCGATTCCACGATCAGCGCCACCTCTCCGACCCCGAACGCCAGTGCGAGCAATCCGTTCGTGCTAGTCCAGTCGACGTTCGTCTCTCGAGGAATGACGTGATACTGTCCGTCTCGGGAGACGACGCGACCGTCGCCCCACGCGATGGCGACGGTCTCGTCGTCGTCGAATCGATATCGTTCACCCTCGACCGCGCCGTCGACGATCCGCCGGTGCTCGGTCGATAGTTCGTCGTACCGAGCGACTCCGTACCGATCCATCTCCTCCGAGACCTCACCGCCGTCCGTAGCGGTTTCCTCGAGGGCAATTTCGTACTCCACCGCAGCGAGTCCACTGAGTGTAGCCGGGAAGAAGAGTACGAAACCGAGAAAGAGCATGCCGAAGTGGAGCCACTCTCTTCGGATCATAGTGTGCTTACATATTAAAATCATAAATAATTTACCAAATATGGGGATTATTAAATATGCTGATAGGGAAGATACGCCAACGTCGACCCGTACGACAGTGTTCGTTGGCGGTGTCGTCTTCACCTCACCCGGTCGTCACGTCAGTTCTTCCCCGGCGCAGGCCACCGCGGATCGATTGGTTCTTCGATTCGCTCGAGGTCACCCTCCGTCAACTCGACCCCGACGGCCCCGACGTTCTCCTCGAGGTGGTCGATCGACCGCGGGCCGACGATCGGCGCGTCGACGACGTCCTTGTGGAGGAGCCAGGCCAGCGATACCTGCGCGGCGGTCGCGCCCCGCTCTTGGGCGAGCTCCTCGATGACTTCGAGAACGTCCCAGTTCTCGTCGGTGAAACGCCGTCTCGTGTACTCGTCGGTCGCGGCCCGCCCCTCGTCGGGGTCGTCGTCCTGATCGTACTTTCCGGTCAGGAAGCCGCCGGCCAGCGGCGACCAGGGGATGACGCCGACTCCTTCGCCCGCGCACACGGGGAGGAGGTTCGCCTCCTCGTGGCGATCCACGGCGTTGTACTCCGGTTGCATGCAGACAAAGCGCTCGAGGTGCTCGACGTCGGCGGTGTACAGCGCCTTCGTGAACTGGTAGGCTGTCATCGTGCTCGCGCCGACGTAGCGAACGACACCCTCATCGATCAGGGCGTCGAGCGCGCGCAGGGTCTCTTCGATGGGCGTCTCCTCGTCCCACCGGTGGATCTGGTAGAGGTCGACGTAGTCGGTCCCGAGGCGCTCGAGACTCGCTCGACACTGGTCGAAGATGTGCTTCCTCGAGAGACCCTGTCGGTTCGGTCCGTCGCCCATGCGTCCGAACACCTTCGTTGCTATCGCGAGTTCGTCCCGGTCGTAGGGCTCGATCGCCCGACCGACGATCTCCTCGCTCTCCCCGCGGGAGTAGACGTTGGCCGTGTCGAGGAAGTTGATCCCGAGATCCAGCGCGCGCTCGACGATCTCGATCGATTGCTCCTCGTCGTCGATCATCCAGGGCTCGGCGCTCCCGAAGTTCATGCAGCCCAGACAGAGACGAGAGACCTCGAGTCCCGTCTCGCCCAGGGTCGTGTACTCCATCTCGTCGGCGTAGCCGATCGTCCGATCCGCCATACCCTGTCACACATCGGTGCCCGACAAAAGGGTGCGGGTGGGGGCGGCGTCTCGAGTTCTCGAGGGCTGCGAGCGCGGCCACCGAACGCCGCCCGTCGTCCCTGCCGATTTCCGAGTCGCTAAGTACCCCGGCACCAGCCGTTTGACCACCGTCTCGCATGTCTCTCGATTCGAACGACCGCTCGATCGCCGGTTTCACCATGGCGGGCCACGCCCTCGTCCACTGGTTCGAGACCTCGATCCCGATCTTCCTCGTCGTCTGGCTCGCCGAGTTCGACGTGAGTGTCACCCTCGTCGGGTTCGTCGTCGCGCTGGGGTACGCCCCCTTCGGCATCGGTGCCCTTCCTGGCGGCGTCCTCGCCGATCGGTACGGCCCGAAGCGGCTCATCCTGCTCTGTCTGCTTGGGATGAGCCTCGCCTTCGTTACCCTCGCGGCGGCCTCGATTCTGGAGTCCATCTATGCCGTCGCCGTCGGCCTCCTGCTGTGGGGTGTCGCCGCCAGCATCTACCACCCCGCCGGACTCGCGCTCATCAGCACGGGCGTCGAGGAGCGCGGGACCGTCTTCGCCTGGCACGGCATCGCCGGCAACTTCGGCATCGCCCTCGGGCCGTTCGTCGCCGCCACGCTGTTGATCGTCCTCGAGTGGCCCGTGGTCGCCGCCCTGCTGGCGGTCCCCGGTTTCGTCGCCGTCGCCTACGGGCTCAGTGCGAACTTCGACGCGACCGCGGCGGTCGCAGACGACGTCGATGCCGGGCCGGACGAGGCGCTCTCGCTGCCGGAGTTTCTCGCCAACTCCCGGGCACTATTCGCCAGCGCTTTTGCCATCGTCTTCGTCCTCGTCACCTTCGAAGGCCTGTACTACCGCGGCGTGCTCACCTACCTGCCCGAGATCATGACCGGCCTGCCAGCGCTCGAGGGCCTCGAACTGTTCCCGACGCTCGAGCAGTACGACATCGACCCCGGCTTCTACGTCTACGTCGGTCTGCTGGTCGTCGGTATGGCCGGCCAGTACGCCGGCGGAAAGCTCACGGACCGCGTTCCTGCGGCCCGCGGCTTGGCTGCACTCTTCGCCGTCCTGGCCGCCCTCGCGCTCGCGTTCGTCCCCGTCGTCGACCGCGGGCTGGGCGCCCTGCTCGCCCTCTGTGGCGTCCTGGGCTTCGTCCTGTTCGCAATCCAGCCGTTCTACCAGAACGCCGTCGCCGTCTATACGCCTGCCGACAGTCGCGGGCTCTCCTACGGCTACACCTACCTCGGGGAGTTCGGACTCGGCGCGACCAGCATCGCCATCGGCGGATTTCTGCTCGGCGAGGCGGGCCTCGCGACCTTCTTCGTCGCGCTCGCTGGCTTCGCCCTCGTCGGGGCCACCCTGTCGGCCGCGCTCGCACTCGGCCTCGACCGCCTGTTCGACCGAACGGACGCGGACTCGAGCGCCGATGCGAAGGCCTAGCGCGCTGCTTCGAACCGGTCAGTCGGCTTCTTCCTCCTGAGGGGCGGTTTCTGGATAGCGGACCTCACGGAACTCCGTCGACCCGCACCGACAGCCGTTCTTCGTTCCGATCGGTTGCAGTTTTCCGTCGGGCCAGCTCGTGGCAGCGTAGGCGGTTCCGCAGGCAGAACATTCGACGAGCGTGCGCTCGCGTTTACCGGAGGGCATTGTTCGTGTATTCGACGGAGAGCGAGCATCAGGATTGCTTCGCGTTATACAAAACCCTTTTAAACGATCTATCGATCCGAGCGGCCTGTCTCGGAGAGCGTACTCCCCAGAATGTGTTTTATTCCGCGCCGAAGGCGAGAGGCGACGGCCTGCTGGGAGATGCCGAGTTCGTCGCCGACCTCTGCCATCGTCACCTCCCGGGGGGTCTCGAAGTAGCCGCGATCGAAGGCGAGAACCAGCGCCTCCTGCTGGGGGTCAGTGAGTGCTGCCTCTGTGTCCGTCTCGACAGGTGTCAACGCGTGGAGGCTCGTCAGGTGACCGGCACGTCCAGCTCCCGACAGCGTTGCTGGAAGGCCGCGATGTCGCTTCGGTCGTCGCCGCGAACGTCGAACGTCCACTCCTGGTTCGTGCCGACGGCTTCGATGAGCGGTATCTCCGTCTCTGTGAGTACACTGAGCACGCCCGAATACTCGACCGCCCACTCGACGCGCAGCAGATACTCGTCCGCGACGGAGTCGACGAGACGGATGTCTCTGACGCCGGGGTGTTCGGTAAATGCCTCCTCGATGTCGTCGACGACGGTTCCTCGTACCCAGAAGTAGGGTATTACCACGTCCTGGGCGGGGATGATCCGCTCCAGCGTGACCGTCACGTCCGGCAGCTGCTCGAACACGGTCCCCAGTGGGAACTGACTCGAGGGGACGGTAAACGTCGCTTCGGTGGCCATCGTTGAGTCTGTTTGTTGTCACCGGCCTTCGATTTTGTGGAGTGGATCGATACGAGAGACGTAGTTCGTACGGCCCATTACCGACAGGGAGTCTCGCCCGACGAGGGTGTCCGTATGCGGACGGCCCCGACCGGACCCGTCCACCTCGGGGTGAAACGGAGACTCGGCCGCAGCGGACCACACCAATTTTGTCCGCGCAGTCGAACCCTCGAGCATGATCGAGGCGACGCTCTGTTTCGTCGTGGACGGCGACGACGTGCTCCTCATCGAGAAGCGACGTGGACTTGGCGAGGGGTGGTACAACGGACCCGGCGGCAAACTTGAGGACGGCGAGACGCTGCGAGAGTGCGCCGCTCGCGAAGTTCGCGAGGAAGTCGGCCTCAGGATCCCCCTCGAGGCACTCGAGCAGGCCGGCGAGCTCACGTTCACCCTCGACGGGGAGGTCCACACGGTCTGTCACGTGTTCCGAACGGAGACCTACGACGGCGAACCGGTAGCGACCGAGGAGGCCCACCCCGAGTGGGTTCCGATCGAGGACGTGCCCTACGATCGCATGTGGGATGACGATCGCCTCTGGCTGCCCGCGGTGCTCGAGGGCGATACCGTCGAGGGAACCTTCGCATTCGAGGGCGGACGACCACTCGACGACGCCGAGTTCGTCGACTACGACCTCGAGCGCGGCGCGTCGTTCGAGGAGTGAGCCCATCGGTGCACACGACCCGGCTTATTCGCTAACGTCCTTGCCGTTGTCGGTACGGACCTCGATGTCCACGCCGTTCGGTTCGTACGCGTTCGCAGCATATCCTCCTTCGTTCCAGGGGTACTCGTCGGTCTCGAGGGCGTCGCGCCAGGCGTCCGGTCCGGATATTCGCGACGGCTGTCGTCGGTTCAGGTCGTCGGCGGCGCGCGACAGCAGGGTGTGACGTCCTGGCCGGGCGTCCCAGTCGTACCGAAAGAGTCGCCACGCGCCCGCGTAGTCGGGACCGAACAGTTCTGCATCGTTCCAGGTATCGCCGCCATCGGTGGAGACCTGGACGCGGTCGACCGCGTCGTCGCCCGCCCAGGCGACGCCGCGCACCTCGACCATCTCGTCCGGCCGTACGTCGACGGGTGATTCCCCAGAGGGGGCGCCGATCAGCGACATGACGTTCGCGTCGAACGTGTAGGGGTGCTCGACAGCCCCCTCAAGCTGGTCCCACGTATCGTACGTGTCGACGGTCTTGTTCTGATTGGATTCGACTCCCTCGGGGTGCACGCGATAGGACTCCTGTTGCCAGTAGGCGTGTTCCCCAGGGCGCTCGAGGCTCCCCTCGGTCACCATCGAGTCCATGACGCGGAGTTCCTCGACCCACTTGACGTTGTTGACGCCGTACCAGCCGGGAACGATCAGGCGGACGGGGTAGCCGTGTTCTCGCGGGAGCGGTTCGCCGTTCATTTCGTAGGCGAGGAGGCAGTCGTCGAGGGCTTTCTCGAGCGGAATCGATCGAGCGAAGACGTCGTCGCCATCGGACGGATCGCCACCGACGGCGGTGAGCCACCGCCCGTCGGATGCCGACACGCCGTGATCTCGCAGAATCGAACTAACGGGCGTCCCGGTCCAGAACGCGGTGGCCGCGGCCTCGCAGTCCCACTGGACGCTGCCCGTCTCGGGCCGGTGCTGGCCGCGGCCGTTGCCCGCACACTCCATCGTGTGGGCGACCGCGACCGTCGGATACTCATCCCTGACGTCGGCCATCGAGAGGGTTCCCTCGAGCCCCCCGGTGAGCGAGACGGTCCACGCGTCGGCGTCTGCGTCCGGAATGTCGTTTCGATGGCAGACGAAGTGTTCCTCGATCGGTGTCAGCCAGTTCGCGAACGTGCGTCGGCTCGCAGCCCCGAGGACGGTGTACTTGTCGGCTTCGTCTCTCGTCTCCGCGACGCCGCCTGCCTTCGCCTCGACGATCGCGTCGATCTCGCGGTGACGGGCTTCCCGCGCTCGTTCTGTGGCCATAGGTGTACAGCCCACAGACAGCGCAAAATAGCTATCACTCGCCACCCGAGGTTCACCGATCCGATCTCTCGAGTCGACGACCGCGTGCCGGTCAGGGAATCAGCACCACCTTCCCCACACTCTTTCGATCCTCGATGAACTGGTGGGCCTCGATCGCGTCCTCGAGCGCGAACGTCTCCCCGACGATCACCTCGAGTTCGCCGTCGGCCAGCCCCTGGGTCAGATCCGGAATCGCCTGCATGATCCGGGCGGGGTCGTGACGAGACGCCTGGCCGAGGTGGAATCCAATGACGGACTTGTTCTCGAAGAGCAGGCGCCGGTTCTCGGCACTCGCGGGCACGCCGCTGGCCACGCCGTAGGTGACCAGCCGCCCGAAGTGCGCGAGGGCGTCGAGGCTCCGGTCGAACACGTCGTCGCCGACGCTCTCGAGGACGAGGTCGACGCCCTCGCCGTCGGTCGCCTCTTCTACGGGGTCGCGAAAGTCGACCTCGGTGTACTGGATCGGATGGTCACACCCGAGGTCGGCCGCCAGCTCGAGTTTCTCCTCGGTGCTCGCAGTGCCGAAGACCTCCGCGCCGGCCCGCGAGGC from Natronosalvus rutilus includes:
- a CDS encoding quinone oxidoreductase family protein, giving the protein MHAIEVNEYGDSNRLEYTEREVPEPGPGEVRIAVEAAGINFADVMQRRGVYPGGPEPPYVPGMEAAGTVDATGEGVDLEEGDRVVGMLGGGGYAEYATANAQMLLPIPDGMSFEEAAGFPVQFLTAHSCLFEWGGLEEDESVLIQAAAGGVGTAAVQLASRAGAEVFGTASTEEKLELAADLGCDHPIQYTEVDFRDPVEEATDGEGVDLVLESVGDDVFDRSLDALAHFGRLVTYGVASGVPASAENRRLLFENKSVIGFHLGQASRHDPARIMQAIPDLTQGLADGELEVIVGETFALEDAIEAHQFIEDRKSVGKVVLIP
- a CDS encoding sulfite oxidase, which codes for MATERAREARHREIDAIVEAKAGGVAETRDEADKYTVLGAASRRTFANWLTPIEEHFVCHRNDIPDADADAWTVSLTGGLEGTLSMADVRDEYPTVAVAHTMECAGNGRGQHRPETGSVQWDCEAAATAFWTGTPVSSILRDHGVSASDGRWLTAVGGDPSDGDDVFARSIPLEKALDDCLLAYEMNGEPLPREHGYPVRLIVPGWYGVNNVKWVEELRVMDSMVTEGSLERPGEHAYWQQESYRVHPEGVESNQNKTVDTYDTWDQLEGAVEHPYTFDANVMSLIGAPSGESPVDVRPDEMVEVRGVAWAGDDAVDRVQVSTDGGDTWNDAELFGPDYAGAWRLFRYDWDARPGRHTLLSRAADDLNRRQPSRISGPDAWRDALETDEYPWNEGGYAANAYEPNGVDIEVRTDNGKDVSE